The Vescimonas coprocola genome includes a window with the following:
- a CDS encoding MerR family transcriptional regulator — MVYTVGEMAKLLDIPASTLRYYDKEGLLPFVERSSGGIRLFRESDFEWLQVIGCMKKAGMSIRDIRQYIQLAMQGDDTIDTRLQMFHHQRQVLLDQIREMQHTLETVEYKCWFYETAQAAGTTDVPIRMAEEEVPQRFRAIRRELHGEEPVKDDASA, encoded by the coding sequence ATGGTCTATACCGTGGGTGAAATGGCGAAGCTGCTGGATATCCCGGCATCCACGCTGCGCTACTATGACAAGGAGGGGCTGCTGCCCTTTGTGGAGCGCTCCTCCGGCGGAATCCGTCTGTTCCGGGAGTCGGACTTCGAGTGGCTGCAGGTCATCGGGTGCATGAAAAAGGCCGGGATGTCCATCCGTGACATCCGGCAATACATCCAGCTGGCCATGCAGGGAGACGACACCATCGACACCCGGCTGCAGATGTTCCACCACCAGCGGCAGGTTCTGCTGGATCAGATCCGGGAGATGCAGCACACGCTGGAGACGGTGGAATACAAGTGCTGGTTTTACGAGACGGCGCAGGCCGCCGGCACCACGGACGTCCCCATCCGCATGGCGGAGGAGGAGGTCCCCCAGCGCTTCCGGGCCATCCGGCGGGAGCTTCACGGCGAGGAGCCGGTGAAGGACGATGCGTCGGCGTGA